The following are encoded in a window of Methylocystis rosea genomic DNA:
- a CDS encoding aldo/keto reductase, whose amino-acid sequence MEYRKLGDSDLSVSAICLGSMTWGQQNSEADGHAQLDYAFDCGVNFIDTAEIYSIPPRQETQGSSERIIGSWLAARKNRDKAIIATKVAGRGDANWLRPGRVGTVLDAKNINSAIEGSLKRLQTDYIDLYQLHWPDRSLPLWGAGGTVYRRPTKRDETPIEETLEALTRLVKAGKVRHIGLSNETPWGVARFLRAAELGHGPRVVSIQNAYNLVNRTFEIGLAEFAERERVGLLAYSPLAQGYLTGKYQGGARPPGARTTLFERAQRYEKPEVEKAIAAYLALAQDIGVDPAQLAIAFVTSRPFVTSNIIGATTMAQLKADLASVEFRITPEIERRIDAIHHLHSNPAP is encoded by the coding sequence CGACGGCCATGCGCAACTGGATTACGCCTTCGATTGCGGCGTCAATTTCATCGACACGGCGGAAATCTATTCCATTCCGCCGAGGCAAGAAACTCAAGGCTCCTCCGAACGCATCATCGGGAGTTGGCTCGCGGCACGTAAGAACCGTGACAAGGCGATCATCGCCACTAAGGTCGCCGGCCGCGGCGACGCCAATTGGCTGCGTCCGGGGCGCGTGGGAACGGTTCTCGACGCCAAGAATATCAACTCTGCGATCGAGGGATCGTTGAAGCGGCTGCAAACAGATTACATCGATCTCTATCAATTGCACTGGCCGGATCGCTCGCTGCCGCTGTGGGGCGCTGGCGGCACGGTCTATCGACGCCCGACGAAGCGCGACGAAACTCCCATCGAAGAGACGCTGGAAGCGCTAACGCGGCTCGTCAAAGCCGGCAAGGTTCGGCATATCGGCCTGTCCAATGAAACGCCGTGGGGCGTGGCGCGCTTTCTGCGCGCTGCGGAACTCGGTCATGGGCCGCGCGTCGTCTCGATTCAAAACGCCTACAACCTCGTCAACCGCACCTTCGAGATCGGGCTCGCTGAGTTCGCTGAGCGCGAGCGCGTCGGATTGCTCGCCTATTCGCCGCTCGCGCAAGGATACCTCACCGGAAAATATCAGGGCGGCGCGCGGCCGCCCGGCGCACGCACGACGCTGTTCGAGCGCGCGCAGCGTTATGAGAAGCCGGAAGTCGAAAAAGCGATCGCCGCCTATCTGGCGCTCGCGCAAGATATTGGAGTCGATCCGGCGCAGCTCGCCATCGCCTTCGTGACGTCCCGGCCCTTCGTGACGTCAAATATTATTGGCGCGACGACGATGGCGCAGCTCAAAGCCGACCTCGCGTCGGTGGAGTTCAGGATCACGCCTGAAATCGAGCGGCGTATTGACGCGATCCATCATCTTCACAGCAACCCTGCGCCATGA
- a CDS encoding GNAT family N-acetyltransferase, translated as MTEGASLRAETPQDHSAIHELLVAAFDRYGEAELVEALRKEGDLVFGGVATVHGVIVGYAALSRMNAPFPALGLGPVAVAAAYRGKGIANALLRWSLARAQDDQWRAIFVLGDGAFYGRFGFRPELAAGFDTPYAGPHFMALALNGALPAKEGPVDYAPAFARL; from the coding sequence ATGACCGAAGGCGCAAGTCTTCGCGCGGAAACGCCGCAGGATCATTCCGCCATACACGAGCTGCTCGTTGCGGCTTTCGACCGATACGGCGAGGCCGAACTCGTCGAGGCGCTGCGCAAGGAAGGCGACCTGGTTTTTGGCGGCGTCGCGACTGTCCACGGCGTCATCGTCGGCTACGCCGCCCTGTCCAGGATGAACGCTCCCTTTCCGGCGCTCGGGCTCGGTCCTGTCGCCGTCGCCGCGGCATATCGCGGAAAAGGGATCGCCAACGCTCTTTTGCGCTGGAGCTTGGCGCGTGCGCAGGACGACCAGTGGCGCGCGATTTTTGTGTTGGGCGACGGCGCCTTTTACGGCCGTTTCGGATTTCGACCGGAGCTTGCCGCCGGCTTCGACACGCCATATGCGGGACCGCATTTCATGGCGCTGGCGCTTAACGGCGCGCTTCCAGCCAAGGAGGGACCGGTAGACTATGCGCCAGCCTTCGCTCGGCTCTGA
- a CDS encoding YqgE/AlgH family protein yields the protein MRPSGKKQDFAERVGERRSGRPDERRFLDGQLLIAMPSMLDQRFARSVIYLCAHSEEGAMGIVVNQAARVRNFPDLLVQLQVIAPQERISLPSRAEDIQVLSGGPVQTDRGFVLHTPDFFLDNSTLPIDDGVSLTATIDILRAIAAGRGPDRALLALGYAGWDPGQLEEEIQRNGWLNCPTDPALLFDHDLETKYARALRSIGVDPQRLSTHAGHA from the coding sequence ATGAGGCCGAGCGGCAAGAAGCAAGATTTCGCGGAGAGGGTGGGCGAGCGCCGCAGCGGTCGTCCCGACGAGCGCCGTTTTCTCGATGGCCAATTGCTGATCGCGATGCCGAGCATGTTGGATCAGCGCTTCGCGCGCTCGGTGATCTATCTTTGCGCCCATTCCGAAGAAGGCGCGATGGGCATCGTCGTCAACCAGGCGGCCCGTGTGCGCAATTTTCCCGATTTGCTCGTGCAGCTGCAAGTGATCGCCCCCCAGGAGCGCATCAGCCTGCCGAGCCGCGCCGAAGACATCCAGGTTCTGTCAGGCGGGCCCGTGCAGACCGACCGCGGTTTCGTGCTGCATACGCCGGATTTCTTCCTCGACAATTCCACCTTGCCGATCGACGACGGCGTCTCGCTCACCGCGACGATCGACATTCTGCGCGCCATCGCCGCAGGGCGCGGCCCGGACCGCGCGCTGCTGGCGCTCGGCTATGCGGGTTGGGACCCGGGTCAGCTCGAAGAAGAGATTCAGCGCAACGGTTGGCTGAACTGTCCGACCGATCCCGCCTTGCTGTTCGATCATGACCTCGAGACGAAATATGCGCGCGCGCTGCGCTCGATCGGCGTCGATCCACAACGGCTGTCGACACATGCGGGACACGCCTGA
- a CDS encoding protein-disulfide reductase DsbD domain-containing protein translates to MRSKFFLFAPLAVTLAQIFPASSLAENTAFASAIVKGAASSARLLSAGPLQAGAYRAAVEIALAPETITYWRQPGEAGSAPAFDFSRSVNVAKVEPSFPAPKHIDEAGTIVAGYDARVVLPLKVTPRDPNAPVTLNLVLDYASCGKICLPARADLSLELPRDGASPHAAAIAEAERLVPSKLTAAEAKKRFAVSRNNAEGSWRLRYLGPGKAEDVFAEAPEPFFIESTRAGEGFELKLFSGSKAAKAADATLTIVTDAGAFEAPARLE, encoded by the coding sequence ATGCGCTCAAAATTCTTTCTCTTCGCGCCGCTAGCCGTCACGCTGGCGCAGATCTTTCCGGCGTCGTCGCTCGCGGAGAACACGGCCTTCGCCTCTGCGATCGTAAAGGGGGCCGCGTCGAGCGCTCGGCTCTTGTCCGCCGGCCCTCTGCAGGCCGGGGCTTACCGCGCCGCCGTCGAGATCGCGCTCGCGCCTGAAACCATCACCTATTGGCGCCAGCCTGGCGAGGCGGGCTCGGCGCCCGCGTTCGATTTCTCAAGATCGGTCAATGTGGCCAAAGTCGAACCGTCCTTCCCCGCGCCGAAACATATCGACGAGGCCGGAACCATCGTCGCCGGCTATGATGCGCGCGTCGTCCTGCCGTTGAAGGTGACGCCACGCGATCCCAATGCGCCGGTGACGCTCAATCTCGTGCTCGACTACGCCTCCTGCGGCAAGATCTGCCTGCCGGCCCGCGCTGATTTGTCTCTGGAGCTGCCGCGCGACGGCGCTTCGCCTCATGCGGCGGCGATCGCCGAAGCCGAACGGCTGGTGCCAAGCAAGCTCACCGCGGCCGAGGCCAAAAAGCGCTTCGCTGTTTCGCGGAATAACGCGGAAGGGTCGTGGCGGCTGCGCTACCTCGGACCCGGCAAGGCCGAGGACGTCTTTGCCGAAGCGCCTGAGCCGTTCTTCATTGAAAGCACGCGCGCGGGAGAGGGCTTCGAGCTTAAGCTCTTTTCCGGAAGCAAAGCGGCCAAGGCCGCCGACGCGACGTTAACGATCGTCACCGACGCCGGCGCTTTCGAGGCCCCGGCGCGGCTGGAGTAA
- a CDS encoding glycosyltransferase family 2 protein has product MLGLFQFLVDSVAMVCASILMAIGIGYLIVIGRFCYDQLRGVRDPEAPATPDSDLPRVLLQIPVFNEPLVTEQSLRCVALLDWPKDRLRIQLLDDSTDETSARADAVAAELRIGGAVIDHVRRADRSGFKAGACAHGLTLTDEPFVAMLDADFRPPPNWLKRTVPLFLTDDRIGFVQSRCEFQNFEKNWLTRAQGLVQDGHYLVEQRSRAHAGWLFQFNGTGGIWRRATVEDAGGWSDYSLCEDLDLTVRAALQGWHGLFVSEPPIPGQVPEGIRDFRRQQRRWSNGFVQVAQKTVLPIWRSPWSLTRRVMAISLIAHQIFFPTAAIGLIAFVLGVILHGSLAPFAGMLEIIGLMTVLVALGITLPPYLALKRGTVADYVKTVASIPPLMIYLAFANGAKILQTLRGRKSTFKRTPKLDHEAATPIDAEVE; this is encoded by the coding sequence TTGCTGGGGCTTTTTCAATTCCTCGTCGACTCGGTCGCGATGGTCTGCGCTTCGATCCTGATGGCGATCGGGATCGGCTATCTGATCGTCATCGGCCGCTTCTGTTACGACCAGCTGCGCGGCGTGCGTGATCCGGAGGCGCCCGCAACGCCTGACTCGGATCTGCCGCGAGTCCTGTTGCAAATCCCCGTTTTCAACGAGCCGCTCGTCACCGAGCAGTCGTTGCGCTGCGTCGCGCTTCTCGACTGGCCGAAGGACCGGCTGCGCATTCAGCTTCTCGATGATTCGACCGACGAGACAAGCGCGCGGGCGGACGCAGTGGCGGCGGAGCTGCGCATCGGCGGCGCCGTGATCGACCATGTGCGGCGCGCCGATCGCTCGGGCTTTAAGGCGGGCGCCTGCGCGCATGGCCTCACGCTGACCGACGAACCCTTCGTCGCCATGCTCGACGCCGACTTTCGTCCGCCGCCCAATTGGCTGAAGCGAACGGTGCCGCTTTTCCTGACCGACGATCGCATCGGCTTCGTGCAGTCGCGCTGCGAGTTCCAGAATTTCGAGAAAAACTGGCTGACGCGCGCCCAGGGCCTCGTGCAGGACGGCCATTATCTCGTCGAACAGCGCTCACGCGCGCATGCCGGCTGGCTCTTTCAATTCAACGGCACCGGCGGAATTTGGCGACGCGCGACGGTCGAGGACGCCGGCGGCTGGTCCGACTATTCGCTCTGCGAGGACCTCGACCTCACCGTGCGCGCGGCGCTCCAGGGATGGCATGGGCTGTTTGTCTCGGAGCCGCCGATTCCCGGCCAGGTGCCGGAGGGAATCCGCGATTTCCGTCGCCAGCAAAGGCGATGGTCGAACGGATTCGTGCAGGTCGCGCAAAAGACCGTCCTGCCGATCTGGCGTTCGCCATGGAGCCTGACGCGCCGGGTGATGGCGATCTCGCTGATCGCTCATCAGATTTTCTTCCCCACGGCCGCCATCGGACTCATCGCATTTGTCCTTGGCGTGATTCTGCACGGATCGCTCGCGCCCTTCGCCGGGATGTTGGAGATCATCGGACTCATGACGGTGCTGGTGGCGCTTGGCATCACGCTGCCGCCCTATCTGGCGCTCAAGCGCGGGACAGTCGCCGATTATGTGAAAACGGTCGCGTCGATTCCGCCGCTGATGATCTATCTCGCCTTCGCCAATGGCGCGAAGATTCTCCAGACCCTGCGAGGGCGCAAATCGACGTTCAAGCGCACGCCGAAGCTCGACCATGAAGCTGCGACGCCGATCGACGCTGAGGTGGAGTAG
- a CDS encoding glycosyltransferase: MTAYIILAWAAGAYWMIAVVLLVVSVAATIAQPWLAARRATRRDQPPVSVVLPVKMLEDQFDRTQESALTQHYSDFDVTVSATDVEGPAVERMRAILARHPTVPSRILRSTAKFAVSPKVDNLYAPFMQATHDVILMKDANVLLEPDALAQHVRQLTDEVGLVCAIPYCARLENFAAQVEAAIINGPHARMLFLASALGQGHGVGKIMLFRRSDFLRAGGFDAISHTVGEDNALAKAMRRIGKRPVFSHRLVRQELGARAFEDVYQRQLRWSVVRRSDELISFLAEPICQAVPAVIASAIAAPLVGVAPIAAASATLLLWFALETLLSVAKGWQLSWAAPAVFVVREATMLAVWLNAWVTDQVVWAKDSVNARAGAKPSPVPHEEG; encoded by the coding sequence GTGACGGCTTACATCATCCTCGCGTGGGCCGCAGGCGCCTATTGGATGATCGCCGTCGTGTTGCTTGTCGTCTCGGTCGCGGCGACCATCGCGCAGCCTTGGCTCGCCGCGCGCCGCGCCACGCGCCGAGACCAGCCGCCAGTCTCGGTCGTGCTTCCCGTTAAGATGCTCGAGGACCAGTTCGACCGCACGCAAGAGTCGGCGCTGACGCAGCACTACAGCGATTTCGACGTGACCGTCTCCGCAACCGACGTCGAGGGACCGGCAGTCGAGCGCATGCGCGCCATTCTCGCGCGTCACCCGACTGTGCCGTCCCGCATCCTGCGTTCGACAGCGAAATTCGCCGTCAGTCCGAAGGTCGACAATCTTTATGCGCCTTTCATGCAGGCGACGCACGACGTCATACTGATGAAGGACGCCAATGTGCTGCTCGAGCCCGACGCGCTGGCGCAGCACGTCAGGCAGCTGACGGACGAAGTCGGGCTCGTCTGCGCCATTCCGTATTGCGCGCGCCTTGAAAATTTCGCCGCGCAAGTCGAGGCCGCGATCATTAACGGTCCGCACGCCCGCATGCTGTTTCTCGCCTCGGCGCTGGGGCAGGGGCATGGCGTCGGCAAGATCATGTTGTTTCGACGTTCGGACTTCCTGCGCGCCGGAGGCTTTGACGCGATTTCCCATACGGTCGGCGAAGACAACGCCTTGGCCAAGGCGATGCGGCGGATCGGCAAACGGCCGGTCTTTTCTCACAGGCTTGTGCGCCAGGAACTCGGCGCGCGCGCGTTCGAAGATGTTTATCAGCGGCAATTGCGCTGGAGCGTCGTTCGCCGCAGCGATGAACTCATCTCCTTCCTGGCCGAGCCAATATGCCAAGCGGTTCCAGCAGTTATCGCTTCGGCGATCGCGGCGCCGCTCGTCGGGGTCGCGCCCATTGCAGCTGCGTCGGCGACGCTTCTGCTGTGGTTTGCGCTTGAGACATTGCTTTCCGTGGCCAAAGGATGGCAGTTATCGTGGGCTGCGCCCGCGGTGTTTGTGGTTCGCGAGGCGACGATGCTGGCGGTCTGGTTGAACGCCTGGGTCACTGACCAGGTGGTTTGGGCGAAGGACAGCGTGAATGCGCGCGCCGGGGCGAAGCCCTCGCCGGTTCCGCACGAAGAAGGATAG
- a CDS encoding SDR family NAD(P)-dependent oxidoreductase has protein sequence MAKSAVRVLITGASSGIGRALALAYAHEGASLVLLGRDAERLEGAARACLAAGAEEAETHLADVRDREAMGRIVRSAQEKRPIDILVANAGVATGLSPGQLLETPEAVRAMLKINVEGVFNTVEPAILPMCARKSGRIAIVGSMAGVRALPHSPAYCAAKACVHMWADSLRAQLAAHGVHVALIVPGYVKTPMSARTIVKTPFSARAFPKTPASAGVESWQPGALSDAEAARIIKNGLERRRNVIAFPRYMYWAMRLFSLLPAALVDGVMRQFPAEVPETPEREIS, from the coding sequence ATGGCTAAGAGCGCTGTTCGTGTTCTTATCACCGGCGCCTCGAGCGGCATCGGGCGCGCCTTGGCGCTCGCCTATGCGCACGAAGGCGCGAGCCTTGTCTTGCTTGGCCGCGACGCCGAGCGCCTCGAGGGCGCCGCGCGCGCCTGTCTCGCGGCCGGCGCAGAGGAGGCGGAGACTCACCTCGCCGACGTGCGGGATCGCGAAGCCATGGGGCGCATCGTTCGATCTGCGCAAGAAAAGCGCCCCATCGACATTCTCGTCGCCAACGCCGGCGTCGCGACGGGCCTTTCGCCCGGCCAGCTTCTCGAAACGCCCGAGGCGGTCCGAGCAATGCTCAAGATCAATGTCGAGGGCGTCTTCAACACCGTCGAGCCGGCAATTCTGCCGATGTGCGCCCGAAAGAGCGGCAGGATCGCCATTGTCGGCTCGATGGCCGGCGTGCGCGCGCTCCCGCATTCGCCGGCCTATTGTGCGGCGAAGGCGTGCGTGCACATGTGGGCGGACAGCCTGCGCGCCCAGCTTGCAGCCCATGGCGTGCATGTCGCGCTGATCGTGCCGGGTTATGTGAAGACGCCCATGTCGGCGCGCACCATCGTGAAGACGCCCTTTTCGGCGCGCGCTTTCCCAAAGACGCCAGCGTCGGCGGGCGTCGAATCCTGGCAACCTGGCGCCCTTTCCGACGCAGAAGCCGCGCGCATCATCAAGAACGGGCTGGAACGCCGCCGCAACGTCATCGCCTTTCCGCGTTACATGTATTGGGCGATGCGCCTCTTCTCGCTGTTGCCGGCGGCGCTCGTCGACGGCGTCATGCGCCAGTTTCCCGCCGAAGTCCCGGAGACGCCGGAACGGGAAATTTCGTGA
- a CDS encoding MaoC family dehydratase, whose product MSDPIKVGDKLPESVIGPFDAPSLARYAEVSGDANPLHLDDAVAAAIGLAAPPVHGMKLLAAFEPMLRAWRGDLVIASIAGKFVQPILRGETVRLSGRVLRATENEIFVRLVAYGAARAPGIVGEATLRPGPAT is encoded by the coding sequence ATGAGCGATCCCATCAAAGTCGGCGACAAACTGCCGGAGAGCGTCATTGGCCCGTTCGACGCGCCTTCGCTTGCGCGCTACGCCGAGGTCTCGGGCGACGCAAATCCATTGCATCTCGACGACGCCGTGGCGGCGGCGATCGGGCTTGCCGCGCCGCCGGTACATGGCATGAAGCTCCTGGCCGCGTTTGAACCAATGCTGAGGGCGTGGCGCGGCGACCTCGTCATCGCTTCAATTGCCGGGAAGTTCGTGCAGCCAATCTTGCGCGGCGAGACCGTCAGATTGTCTGGCCGCGTGCTGCGCGCGACCGAAAACGAGATTTTCGTCCGTCTGGTGGCCTATGGGGCGGCGCGGGCGCCCGGCATCGTCGGCGAAGCGACCTTGCGGCCGGGGCCAGCCACATGA
- a CDS encoding beta-ketoacyl-[acyl-carrier-protein] synthase family protein, translating to MAFSRARAEGRRVVISGMGAVCASGVGAQKLWEAARDGVAQIRPLKTERPYDGRIKIAAQVPDFNPADYIEPNVLPFCDPFTQFCIVAADEAVAQAGFGRKDIAGPRTAVIIGSGIGGMTTIEDGIYRYYVEGTRPEMLSVPKLIPSAAPATLGMRYSCHGPTFSIGSACSSASQSIGLGMQMIRQGLVDKAIVGGAEACVINATIRAWEGLRVLSPNLCRPFSKGRNGMSLGEGAAVFVLETEEAARARGHAPLCELAGYGTTSDAKDPVRPDLEGASSAIALALEDAGMAPQEVHYVNAHGTATHANDITEAEAILRVFGDYGRVVPVSSTKPIHGHALGASGGLELAIAIHALREQIAPPTINFLEPDPKCPLDVVPNAARKHKIDAAMSNSFAFGGINAVLIVRHAV from the coding sequence ATGGCATTCTCGCGAGCGCGGGCCGAAGGGCGCCGCGTCGTTATTTCTGGCATGGGCGCGGTCTGCGCCTCTGGAGTCGGCGCGCAAAAGCTATGGGAAGCGGCGCGCGACGGCGTCGCCCAGATTCGTCCGCTCAAGACGGAGCGTCCTTATGACGGGCGCATCAAGATCGCGGCGCAGGTCCCCGACTTCAATCCCGCCGACTACATCGAACCCAACGTTCTTCCGTTCTGCGATCCGTTTACGCAGTTCTGCATCGTCGCCGCCGACGAAGCGGTGGCGCAGGCGGGGTTCGGACGCAAGGACATCGCCGGGCCGAGAACGGCCGTCATCATCGGCTCCGGCATCGGCGGCATGACGACGATCGAGGACGGCATCTACCGCTATTATGTCGAAGGAACGCGGCCCGAGATGTTGAGCGTTCCCAAGCTCATCCCGAGCGCGGCCCCTGCGACGCTCGGGATGCGCTATTCTTGCCACGGCCCGACATTCTCGATCGGAAGCGCCTGCTCCTCGGCGTCGCAGTCGATCGGACTTGGGATGCAGATGATCCGACAGGGCCTTGTGGACAAGGCCATCGTCGGCGGCGCCGAGGCCTGCGTCATCAACGCGACTATCCGCGCGTGGGAAGGCCTTCGCGTGCTGAGCCCGAATTTGTGCCGTCCCTTCTCCAAGGGCCGCAACGGCATGTCGCTTGGCGAAGGCGCGGCGGTTTTCGTGCTGGAGACGGAGGAGGCGGCGCGGGCGCGCGGCCACGCGCCCCTGTGCGAACTCGCCGGCTACGGCACGACGAGCGACGCCAAGGACCCCGTGCGGCCAGATCTTGAAGGCGCGTCGAGCGCGATCGCCCTGGCGCTCGAAGACGCGGGAATGGCTCCGCAGGAGGTTCATTACGTCAACGCGCATGGCACCGCGACCCACGCCAATGACATCACCGAAGCCGAAGCGATTCTGCGCGTGTTCGGCGATTATGGACGGGTGGTGCCAGTGTCGTCGACGAAACCTATCCACGGCCACGCGCTGGGCGCCAGCGGCGGCTTGGAGCTCGCCATCGCCATTCATGCGCTTCGCGAACAGATTGCGCCGCCGACGATCAATTTCCTGGAGCCGGACCCAAAGTGCCCGCTCGATGTCGTGCCGAACGCGGCGCGCAAGCACAAGATCGACGCCGCCATGTCGAACTCCTTCGCCTTCGGAGGGATCAACGCCGTGTTGATCGTGCGTCATGCCGTCTGA
- a CDS encoding acyl carrier protein, which yields MTDNPQDKNQLVDEIIEVIASEGMVDKSKITPDASIESLDLKSVDIVMILTALEEKFNVYIPMDGSLQEAKDVKSLIEAIADHIQKEREKQ from the coding sequence GTGACTGATAATCCGCAGGACAAGAATCAGCTCGTCGACGAGATCATCGAAGTGATCGCGTCGGAAGGCATGGTCGACAAAAGCAAGATCACCCCCGACGCGTCAATCGAGAGCCTCGACCTCAAATCCGTCGACATCGTTATGATTCTCACGGCGCTGGAGGAAAAGTTCAACGTCTACATCCCCATGGACGGGTCGCTGCAGGAAGCCAAAGACGTCAAAAGTCTGATCGAGGCGATTGCGGACCACATCCAGAAAGAGCGCGAGAAGCAGTAA
- a CDS encoding methylmalonyl-CoA mutase subunit beta, with protein sequence MTGQETALAGVFPQATDAQWRALVERALKGASFETLVSKSYDGLSLEPIYARAAGSPVPVLRKNPGRWAILARVDVPNADAANRLALQDLDGGADGLHLVFAGSIGAYGGGIVGDDDDAIAHALANVRLDYRIPLTLDSSPRAPGAAQALMRFVDRQHIEPSLTRVSMGFDPLGAQARHGFAAEPWAQASKSFARDVKAAADAGFVYATAVADARVVHSAGGTESQELAFALSSGLAYLRALADAGVDLDAARGLIAFRFCADADELLGVAKFRAARRLWARVEEACGLSPKPTLVFAETAWRMMSRRDPWNNILRGTLAAFSAAIGGADAVSVLPFTQALGAPDEFARRLARDTQLVLQDESHIDAVDDPTSGAGGFEALTDALCARAWGLFQQIEADGGLPTALETGVFQAGVAEAAALRAKNVARAKDKLIGANQFPDIHEGALDVLAPYDAAAETAEPPTGARMSAPLAPRRLAEPFERLRDESDVSLAQLGDRPKIFLANLGPVAAFTPRANFAKNFFEAGGVEAVFGPETESTTELVDAYRESGAKLACLCSSDRIYGDSAETAALALKGAGAGLYLAGRPGELEERLRHAGVMEFIYAGCDMHGALRRALSEAK encoded by the coding sequence ATGACGGGACAGGAGACGGCGCTGGCGGGGGTCTTTCCGCAGGCCACTGACGCGCAGTGGCGCGCCCTTGTTGAGCGGGCGCTCAAAGGCGCGTCCTTCGAAACGCTCGTCTCTAAGAGCTATGACGGGCTTTCCCTTGAGCCCATCTACGCCCGCGCCGCGGGTTCGCCTGTCCCGGTGCTGCGCAAAAACCCCGGCCGCTGGGCGATTCTCGCGCGCGTCGACGTGCCGAACGCTGACGCCGCCAACCGCTTGGCGCTGCAGGACCTCGACGGCGGCGCCGACGGATTGCATCTCGTCTTCGCCGGCTCGATCGGCGCCTATGGCGGGGGGATTGTCGGCGATGACGATGACGCGATCGCTCACGCGCTCGCCAATGTTCGCCTCGACTACCGCATTCCGCTGACGCTCGACTCGTCGCCGCGCGCGCCAGGCGCCGCGCAGGCGCTCATGCGTTTTGTCGACCGCCAACATATTGAACCGTCGCTCACCCGCGTTTCAATGGGCTTCGATCCGCTGGGCGCGCAGGCGCGGCACGGATTCGCTGCGGAGCCCTGGGCGCAAGCCTCCAAAAGCTTCGCGCGGGACGTGAAGGCGGCCGCCGACGCCGGCTTCGTCTACGCGACCGCCGTCGCCGACGCCCGCGTCGTGCATTCGGCGGGCGGGACCGAGTCGCAGGAGCTGGCTTTCGCGCTTTCTTCCGGGCTCGCCTATCTACGCGCGCTGGCGGACGCCGGAGTCGACCTCGACGCCGCGCGCGGTCTGATCGCGTTTCGATTCTGCGCCGACGCCGACGAATTGCTGGGCGTGGCGAAATTCCGCGCCGCGCGGCGCCTTTGGGCGCGCGTTGAAGAGGCCTGCGGCCTCTCCCCCAAGCCAACGCTGGTCTTCGCCGAGACGGCGTGGCGGATGATGTCGCGGCGTGACCCGTGGAACAATATTCTGCGCGGGACGCTCGCCGCGTTCTCGGCGGCGATCGGCGGCGCCGACGCCGTCTCCGTCCTCCCCTTCACTCAGGCGCTCGGCGCCCCCGACGAATTCGCGCGGCGGCTGGCGCGAGACACCCAGCTCGTGCTGCAGGACGAATCGCATATCGACGCCGTCGACGATCCGACGAGCGGCGCGGGCGGCTTCGAGGCGCTGACCGACGCGCTGTGCGCGCGGGCGTGGGGACTTTTTCAGCAGATCGAGGCCGACGGCGGCCTTCCCACAGCGTTGGAGACGGGAGTCTTTCAGGCGGGCGTCGCCGAAGCCGCCGCGTTACGGGCGAAGAACGTCGCGCGCGCAAAGGATAAGCTCATCGGCGCGAACCAGTTTCCCGATATTCACGAGGGCGCGCTCGACGTTCTCGCGCCCTATGACGCCGCGGCTGAAACGGCTGAGCCGCCAACCGGCGCGCGAATGAGCGCTCCGCTCGCGCCACGCCGTCTCGCCGAGCCCTTCGAGCGGCTGCGTGACGAGTCGGACGTCAGCCTCGCGCAGTTAGGCGATCGCCCGAAGATTTTCCTCGCAAATCTCGGCCCGGTCGCCGCATTCACCCCGCGGGCGAATTTCGCCAAGAATTTTTTCGAGGCCGGCGGCGTCGAAGCGGTCTTTGGACCCGAAACCGAGTCCACGACCGAATTGGTCGACGCCTACCGGGAGTCTGGCGCCAAACTCGCTTGCCTCTGTTCCTCCGACAGGATCTACGGAGACTCGGCGGAAACGGCGGCGCTGGCGCTAAAGGGCGCAGGCGCTGGGCTTTATCTCGCCGGCCGGCCGGGCGAACTCGAAGAGCGTCTGCGCCATGCGGGCGTGATGGAGTTTATCTACGCGGGCTGCGACATGCACGGCGCGCTGCGGCGCGCGCTTTCGGAGGCCAAATGA